One Streptomyces sp. CG4 genomic window, AAGCGGTGTGTGCGGCTTCTTGCTGATCTGCCCATGCCCAGCCCTTTCAGTGTGGACGCGCTGGTGCGGAACATGGAGGATGCGCGGGGTCGCTCCATCCACCTGGTGGAGCTTGCCGAGCCCGAGGGCGGGCTGCGCGCCGCGTGCGGTCTGCGCGTCAGGACCGACCAGGTCACGTACGTGTTGTACCGGCGCCGGCCGACGCAGACGGGGACCGAGCACACGATCCTTCACGAGCTCTGCCATGAGTGGTTCGACCACGGCACCACCTTGGGCCGGCAGGAGATCGAGCAGTACATCCCGGGCGATCTCTACCAAGGGCTCCTCGGCCGTCTCGGTCCCGGTGCGGTGGTCCAGGCGCGGGCCCGCTACGACACCCCCGAAGAGCAGGAGGCGGAGCTTTCGGCCTCGCTCATCAAGCGGATCGTCCGCCAACAGCCCTCGGCGGGCGAGGACATGGTCAGCCTTCTTGAGGACTCCCTGTCCCACCCCGTCGCCCCTCCGCGCCTCCGCGGGACGCGGTAACTGCTTTCGGGCCCCGGCCGAGCCGGGGCACCCCCCCCTCGTCAGGAGTCTCCTTCGCCGTGCTTGCCTTGCTTGAGTACCTTGCTGCTCTGGTGTTGACGGTTGTCGCCGTGTGGCGGGTCCCCGCTGTCCGTTACGGCGACGCCTACCGACTGTCCCTGTGGGGCATTTACGCGGGTTTCGCCGTGACCTTGTGGCTCAGTACACCAGGGGTGATGCGCCTGCTGGACGCTGTGCCGGTTGTCGATCTGTCGGTCCTGCTCAAGCACTTGGTCGGCGCCGTGGCACTCATGGCCATGGTGACGTACGTCGCGACCAGCTACGGCAAGACCAGCGAACCTGTGGTCCCCCGGCACATCGCCGCCTCGCGCTGGATGGCTCGTGTCGCCCCCAAGGGCGCGTTGATTGTCATGGTCCTGATGACCGTGCTCTTCTTCACCGTGGTCGACCGGAAGAGACCGAGCACCGACTTCGTGACCGACCACACGGGTCAATGGGGAGCGGCGGCCTACCTGAGCGTCTTCTACCTCTACACGATCGCTGTCGCGACGGCATCCGGCTACCAGTGGACCGGCGCCTTCCGCCGCGCGGAGACCAGGCTCCTGCGCACGGGCCTGCTGCTGATGGCCGTCTCCATGTGGATGGGTGTCCTCTACACGGCCGCCCGCATCGCGTTGATCTGGATCGACGTAGCCGCTCCGCTGAGTCACGCCGCCGATCAGCAGGTGGTCACGTGGACCGCGGTGTGGTTCCAGGTGTTCTTCCTGATGCTCGCCCTGGGGACAAGCGTCCCCGCCACCCGTGCGGTCGCCGCGCGTTGGCGCGCCTGGAACGCGTTGCGCTGCCTCCACCCGCTGTGGCGCGATCTGGTGACGGCCTTTCCGGGCACGTCCTTCGCCCCGCCGGCTCCCCGGCTGCGCGAGCTCACCCGTTTCTCGCTGCCGGTCGACGTCCGCCTCGACCGCTGGGTCGCGGACATCACCGACGTGGAGGACAAGCTGCGCCACTACGCGCCGCCGGAGTTGCTGTCGGTGGCCGAGGATGCCGCGGAGGACCTCCCGGACCCGAAGCCCGCCGCCGAGGCCTACTGGATCAAGGCGGCACTGCAGGCCGCGACTGCCGGGCGGCGACTGGAGGTCGCCTCCGCCGCGCTGCCCACCAAGCCGATCGTGGACACCAGGGCCCAGGAATCGTGGCTTCTGCGCGTGCAGAAGGCCTACGCCTCGATCACGGCGGCCCAGGCCGAGCAGTTGCTTGCCGAGGCCGAGCAGGAGCCCGCCGTATGAACATCGCTTGAGCATCGCTCGGGCCGTCGCCGATGTGCCGCAGCGGCGCGAAGGCAGGCTTCAGGTGAGGTGCGGTGCCAAGGTTGCCGGAGTGGGGCCGTCGGGGCGGACGGTGATGCCGTACGCCGCCTTCGTGGGGGTGGACTGGAAGGCGACGGTGTGGGCCGGCAGCAGGTGTTCGAGCAGGACGGTCGATTCGCGGAGCGCGAATTGCATACCGAGGCAGGCGCGGGGGCCGATGCCGAAGGGGAGGTAGGCGCCCGGGTGCGCGGGCCGGCCGTCCGGGGTGATGAAGCGCCGTGGATCGAAGTCCTCGGGTGCCGGCCACAGTTCGGCATCGCGGTGCGTGAGGTACGGGCAGATCAGCAGGTCGGTGTCCGCCTCGATGGCGTAGCCGGCGAGGGTGTCGTCCTCGGCGGCGTAGCGGGGCAGGATCCAGGCGGACGGGTAGAGCCGGAGCGTCTCGTGGACCAGGGCCTGCATGGCCTGGCGGCGTTGGGGTGAGCCTTCGCCGCCGGCGGCGAGAGCTTGTTCGCGGGCGGCGGGGTACCGGTCGAGGAGCAGGTAGAGCCAGGTCAATGTGGTGGCGGTGGTTTCGTGCCCGGCCACGAGCAACGTGACCAGCTCGTCGCGGATCAACTGGTCGGTGTACTCGGGGTGTTCGGCAGCGGCGTCGATCAGGACCTGCAGCAAGCCGGGACCGTCGGGGCCGGCCGCCCCGCCGCGGGCGGCCTCGATGGCGTGCCGGGCGACCGCATCGATCCGGGCGAGATCGGCGGCAACGGCGTCCCGGGCGTCGCCGGCATCGGCGGGCAGGGTCGGAAGGGCGGCCGCCACGGCTGCCACGGCGGCCAGTTCACGCTCGGTCTCGTCATCGAGGGGATGCCCGGTGAGGGAGCGCCAGATGGCGTCGAGGGCGAAGCGGCGCATCTCCTGCCCGACATCGAGGGTCTGCCCGGTCCGGGCGTATCCGGCCCAGCGCCCGGCGGTGGTCCGGGCGGCCGCGGTGATCCGCTGTTCGTAGCGGCGCATCCCGGTACCGGTGAACTGGGACTGCAGCAAGCGGCGTTGTCGCTTCCACGGCTCGCCGGTGGCGGCGACGACGCCGTCGCCGATCAGCAGGCGGGCGCGGTGGGAGCGCTTGACGTACCGCTCGGGGTGCCGGGCGAGTACGTGCTGGACCGCCCGCGGGTCGGTGACGAGAACGGTGGGAGTCGGCCCGAGGCGGAAGGCGGCGATCCCGCCGAGCCGTTCACGTACCTGGGTCAGCAGCTCGACCAGTTCGCCTCCCTGCGCACGCCACCGCTCCACGAGTCCGGGCTCGGCTTCGGGGACCGGCCGCCCCGTTCCAGGGACGTACGGCAGGGAGCCGGGACCGGCTTCGGTGTCCATGGTTCTTCTCCTGGTAAACCGCTGACGGAGCGCTGGTACGACGGACTGCTGGTACGACGGACTGTACGGGAGTGGCAGCCGCCCTCGCCTCGGCACTGATGCGACCCGGCCACCGGGGTGCTACCGGTCGTCGCCCGGGATGGTGCCCGTGCGGATTCCAGCGGCCAGATTGGCCACGACGCTGATCATGTCCGGCGACAGGCCGTCCTCGTT contains:
- a CDS encoding cytochrome P450, with amino-acid sequence MDTEAGPGSLPYVPGTGRPVPEAEPGLVERWRAQGGELVELLTQVRERLGGIAAFRLGPTPTVLVTDPRAVQHVLARHPERYVKRSHRARLLIGDGVVAATGEPWKRQRRLLQSQFTGTGMRRYEQRITAAARTTAGRWAGYARTGQTLDVGQEMRRFALDAIWRSLTGHPLDDETERELAAVAAVAAALPTLPADAGDARDAVAADLARIDAVARHAIEAARGGAAGPDGPGLLQVLIDAAAEHPEYTDQLIRDELVTLLVAGHETTATTLTWLYLLLDRYPAAREQALAAGGEGSPQRRQAMQALVHETLRLYPSAWILPRYAAEDDTLAGYAIEADTDLLICPYLTHRDAELWPAPEDFDPRRFITPDGRPAHPGAYLPFGIGPRACLGMQFALRESTVLLEHLLPAHTVAFQSTPTKAAYGITVRPDGPTPATLAPHLT
- a CDS encoding MAB_1171c family putative transporter; translated protein: MLALLEYLAALVLTVVAVWRVPAVRYGDAYRLSLWGIYAGFAVTLWLSTPGVMRLLDAVPVVDLSVLLKHLVGAVALMAMVTYVATSYGKTSEPVVPRHIAASRWMARVAPKGALIVMVLMTVLFFTVVDRKRPSTDFVTDHTGQWGAAAYLSVFYLYTIAVATASGYQWTGAFRRAETRLLRTGLLLMAVSMWMGVLYTAARIALIWIDVAAPLSHAADQQVVTWTAVWFQVFFLMLALGTSVPATRAVAARWRAWNALRCLHPLWRDLVTAFPGTSFAPPAPRLRELTRFSLPVDVRLDRWVADITDVEDKLRHYAPPELLSVAEDAAEDLPDPKPAAEAYWIKAALQAATAGRRLEVASAALPTKPIVDTRAQESWLLRVQKAYASITAAQAEQLLAEAEQEPAV